The DNA region CGTGAAGCGGAGCGGAACATGGGTATCAAGCCCCGCCCAAAAGCGGGCGTTCTCGATTGGTGGGAGTACAAGATCCGTTACTACCTCTCCCCTGCTAAGTGCTCCCCGCCCCCCTGCCTCTTTTGACGAAGCTGTGATTATTGCTTACTACAAGCCAGTAGAATCTACATGAAACGTACTGTTAGTATCCCAGTTGATTTACCATCGGATAAATTTTTACCTTTGATGAACCAGTGTGCAGAGATATTTAACGCACACGTTGACTGGGCTATTGCTAAGAGTAGTTACAACAAAAATAAGGCACACAAGGAACTGTATCACTTGTTAAGAGTTCAGTATCCGTGTGTGCCTTCTGCGCTATTGCAAACAATCAGAGATAACGCACTTGAAGCTATCAAAGCTACAAAATTCAAGAGCATTCCCAAGAAAAAACCAACATCGGGATTAAGGTACGATAAACGCACAATGACGCTAAGAGGAAAGCAATTAACCCTCTCGTGCATTGGGAAACGAGTCACTTTAATTCTTGATGTTCCTGAATATTTTCAAGAAGTGTTTGAAACTTGGGAATTTTGCGGTGCAACTGTTACCTGTACTAACAACACCAAGCAATTCTGGGTGAGATTGGTTTTTGAGACAGAAGACCCGCAACAGATAGAAGGACAAATTCAAGGAATTGACCGAGGCTTGTATCATCAAGCTGTTACCAATGATGGTCAATTTTTCAGTTCTTCTAAAATCAGGGAAGTACAAAGACGTTATTTACATAATCGTCGTAAACTCCAGCAAAAAGGCACTCGCAGTGCCAAACGTCGTTTAAAGGCGATGTCTGGACGCGAGAAGCGGTTCATGCGGGATACGAACCATTGTGTAAGTAAAAAGTTAGTCAACCAACCCTTAATTGCGGTTTTTGTACTAGAGGACTTGTCCAGTATTCGCACTCAGCGACGCGGCAAGAAAATGAATAAATGGTTGGGTAGTTGGGCGTTCTATCAGCAAGAGCAGTTCTTGGCTTACAAGGCAGAAGCGTTGGGAAAACGAGTAGTACACCAAGATCCTCGTTATACCTCCCAAAAATGCAATATTTGTAAGCACATCCGAAGAACAAATCGGCACAAGTCCAGATTTCATTGCAAAAATTGTGGACATCGGACACACGCGGATCTCAATGCTGCCAAGAATGTTCGGGACGACTATATTCTCTCCTCTACCCAGTTAGGGACACAGGAGCAGGCATCAGTCAATATGCCGTATGTTTCAGCCGATTCTGTCGGTTAGTTACAAGCCCCATCCCCTTGTGGGTGGGGCGGTTGACATATATACATCCTCGAAGGTTACAAAACAACCCTAAATCTTTTGTGGCTTACTCAGGATAAATATAGCAAGCAATTAGTGTCAAACCTTGGAAACGTCCAGTTTCTTAATCTTGCACGGTTGATACTCAATGGGTAAGAGCCAGTCTTAGGACTCTTGACGTTTGACTACATCAAGAATTAGGAATTTCTGCAAATGCACGATTAGTAATTTTTGTTTCTTGATGGCTTAACTGTTGCAGCGCCTTTGCTAAATCAACTGTGATGCTTTTGGCATCTTGTTTTATACAGCCATTCATATAATCCTTTACTCTGATTGGGGAGCCAATGTTAATACTCACCTCTGTACCCCAATTTGGATAAGGTTGGCTGTAATTAATGCCTATGGGTATAATTTTCACTCCCAGCCCCGAATGACTAGATTCAGCACTCAAAGCAAGACGAGCAATTCCAGCCTTCAACTGGTGAACTTGGCCATCACGAAAAATGTTACCTTCTGGAAAGATTACCAGGGTTTTTTGCTGCTGAAGTAGCTCAACTCCATGTCGCAGCGTGCGGATTGACGGATGCTTAGAATTTACAGGAAACCCCCCCAAACGTCGGACAAACCAGCCTTGCAAACCTTGGCATTCGTCGATAGTCACCATAAACCGCAGGTCTTGTTCTCTCCGACAATCAACGGTAGCGTAGGGTACGAGCAATGCATCCCAACGCGCCCGATGAGTAGGCGCGAAGATCACAGGCCCAGTTGTAGGGATATTTTTTTGTCCGGTTATACTAATTTGCCCAAAGAATAATGGTAATAGGCACTGACGCCCTAATAAATATGCCAGAGGACTTAACCAAGGAGAAACCCTTGAGGTAGTACCAGTCACCTGATGATTTGCTGGTGTCTGCTGGCAGGTATCGGATGAAGAGTAAAATTCCATCATGACGAATGCAGCTGATTGACGGGTAAAATTTAACGAAAAGTCTGATTAGTTACACCGTAGATTCTCTTGCGTGACTTGTCTGGTAGTAGATGGACAGTTTTACCTCTGTCCGTTAATTTACAGTACGCCGCCTAGTAGCAAACCAAGCCTGTAATTGTTCACGACAAGCTGACTCTAGAACGCCTCCAATTACCTGTAAGCGGTGATTAGAAGCAGCACTATCGGGTATGTTAATAACTGTACGAATTGCGCCAGTTTTTGTATCGTCTACTCCATATACGAGTAGTCCTAGACGCGCTTGGACGATCGCACCTGCACACATCGGGCAAGGTTCAAGAGTTACGTAGAGGGTGCATTCATTAAGATGCCAATTTTGTAAAGTTGTTGCAGCTCTTTTGAGAGCGAGAATTTCCGCATGAGCGGTAGGGTCTTTGTCGCGCTCTTTTCTATTTTCTCCTTGTGCTAGCAATTTGCCTGTTGAATCAATGATAACAGCACCTACAGGGACTTCACCTGCATCACCTGCTACTTTTGCTAATTCTAAGGCAGAACTCATCCATTGTTGATGTATAAGATATTCTGAGTATTTAGTTAACATATACTTATCAATATAAAAATTTTAATATGCTCGCCTTTGGACGGGCGAGACACTGATGCTATGAGAAAAAAGTATATAGTCCGCAGACTATAGTGCTTCTGGGTTGAGTTCAATACAGACCTAACCCCCAGATCCTTCCCTTGTAGGGAAGGGGAGTAAAATTCTAAAGCTTCTTTCCTAAAAGAAAACAACAGGTCAGGGTGTATTGTATACAAACCAGAAACGCTATAGAAATCTTGTCATTACCTACATTTGACAATCCGTGCTTCGTTGTTATCCCGCCTCAGAATTCTATTCCAAGGCGGGATGTGCGTCATTGCAATACCTTAACTGTTACAAAAATGTTACAAAAATTGGGGTAATGACAATGACTAAAAATCTGAAGCTAAATAGCGGCTTGGGCTAAAAGGGGATCGAGTTGATTTTGTGTGTCTAATTGATAAAGATCATCGCAGCCGCCAATGTGCTGGTTATTGATAAAAATTTGCGGTACAGTACGGCGTCCGTTAGCGCGTTCTGCCATTTTAGCTCTGGCTGCTTCGTCGCCGTCGATTTTATATTCGGTAAAATTTACACCTTTCCACCACAGCAGCATTTTGGCACGAATGCAGTAAGGGCAAGTTTGCCATGTATAAAGTTCGACGTTGGCTTTAACTCGCTCTGGATGGCGATTTAAAAGGGGATTAAGAAAGTCCAGCATATAGATATTAAGCAAGGTTTTAACTATGTCTCTAGCCTAGATCATTGCTTACCGCATCGGTGCTGGAACCCATTTTTGAAAACCCTCTAAATGGTTCCAGTAAGCCAAATATCCAGTCAATGCCCAAATTAGAGCGGCTACTATCAGCACTGCTGTGCCAATTCGTCGCCAGGTTCGATTGGTTTTCCAATAGAGGGTTGGCGCTGCAAAAATACCACCTAATCCAGTTAAAATAAAGCCGATTCCCGATAAAATCGGTTGCTTTGTCATATTCAAGTTGATGATGCGGATACCGACTACGATCGCAACTACACCAGCAAAGAAGCCGTAAATTGCTATTGTCAATAAATCCCAACCTTGAGCCAGGGCGATCGCAGCTGCTACAAACAATATTCCAAATAGGATACTCGTCTCACCGAAGGCAATATTGAAGCTACCCATGACTGGCCAGGTGAAGCTCATGTGTAAACCAGTTGTGAGTGCGATCGCACCTGTAATTCCAAAACCAGGAATCCACTGTCTTTGATTAGAACTATCTATACCACGATACACATAGTCAGCCAGTATAAATAACCCGGCTACCATATTGATTAACATGAGTGTTATGTAGTCAATAAACACAATTCACCTCTTGATGCTTTTCTGGGCTGATATGAATTATCCCAAGTTACACCGTTATATTTCTAAATATTTAAACCCATAGATAAACACAGATTAGCTTCAAAATAAAGCGTAGCAAAATTTAACTATTTTCCACTGGTATCCACCCCTTGGTAGACTAGAGCGGACGTTCCACTTCATAGTTAATGAAAGCCATAGTAAGTCCATACTTTGACGTTCGTGGGCCAGCAAAATTCCTCTGGAGAGGACACTTTATTGAACACCCTGATGTTGCACAAAGAGGTAATCAGATTCGTTTGGGGCTGGAAAAGGCGGAATGTGAGATAGTGTTTCCATCGCAGGCAAAACTTCACGAATCAATGCTGCGTGAATCAATCCTAGCGGTACAAGAACCTGCGTATGTTAACTATCTTGAGAGTGCTTGGGAACACTGGTCAAGAATGGAGAATGCCAGTACAGAGATTTTTCCCAACATTTCCCCAAACCGCCATCTGACTCAATTCAACGAAAGTCCTGTGGCTCTAGCAGGATGGTACATTGCTGACGGCGCAGCACCAATCGGAGAATACACATGGCGAAACGCTCTGGGAAGTGTATCTGCGGTTATTGAAGCAACTTCTTATCTGAAAGCAGGAGAGTTAGTTGTCTATGCCTTGTGTAGACCAAGTGGGCATCATGCTTGCCGGGATATGGCAATGGGTATGTGTTTTTTAAATAACGCTGCGATCGCTACACAAGAGCTTCGCACAAAGTTTTCGCGAATTGCAATTCTTGATATTGATATGCATCATGGTAACGGCACCCAGCAGATTTTTTATCAGCGCAGTGATGTTTTAACAATTTCGATTCACGGTAATCCCACCAACTTTTATCCTTTTTATACAGGCTTTGAAAACGAACGTGGCAGGGGTAATGGAGAAGAATGTAACTTGAACATTCCCCTACCTCCTGGAACTAATGAGGCTTCTTATCTACAAGCCTTAGAGAAAGCCCTAGCTGTAGTGTCGTCGTTCAAGGCAGAAGCTTTGGTCGTAGCAACTGGCTTTGACACATTTAAATCAGATCCGCTCGGTTGTTTTGCTCTTGAGTCCACCTCTTACAATCAAATTGGCAGAAAGATTAAGTCACTTGGTTTGCCAACTCTTTTTGTCCAAGAAGGTGGCTACTTCGTTGAAGCCCTAAGTGAAAACGTTCGACAATTAGTCACAGGTTTTAAAAGTGTTTAAAATGGTATATTTTTAACTAAGCATATTTATTTATATAACAATTTGTAGCAATTATTATAAATACTTATCCTTAGATTTGACAGGCTGAATATCTATAGAGATTATTGAGAATAGTGTCAATAATTTGGAAGTTGGCACTTCGTTAAAATTTGTAATCGAAATTTGGTAACCGCCCTTTGGTAGACTTAAAGACTGAAATAGCCAGATAAAGCGGCAGAAATTCAAGCAGTTGAGAGGGCAGACTCTGTGGAAAATACACTTGGGTTAGAGATTATTGAAGTAGTAGAGCAAGCCGCGATCGCATCCGCAAAGTGGATGGGTAAAGGCGAAAAAAACATCGCTGACCAAGTAGCTGTGGAAGCTATGCGGGAGCGGATGAATAAAATCTATATGCGGGGTCGCATTGTGATTGGGGAAGGCGAACGCGATGACGCGCCTATGTTATACATCGGGGAAGAAGTTGGTATCTGTACCCAACCAAATGCTGAAGCTCTCTGTAACCCTGATGAATTAATCGAAATTGATATTGCCGTTGACCCCTGTGAAGGTACGAACTTGGTAGCTTATGGACAACCTGGTTCGATGGCTGTCTTGGCAATTTCTGAAAAGGGTGGATTATTTGCTGCTCCTGACTTTTACATGAAGAAGCTAGCAGCACCTCCAGCAGCTAAGGGCAAGGTAGACATCAACAAGTCAGCAACAGAAAACCTCAAGATTCTCTCTGAGTGTCTAGAGCGCTCTATTGAAGAACTCGTGATCGTGGTCATGAAGCGCGAACGCCACAACGATTTAATTAAAGAAATCCGTGAGGCTGGAGCGAGAGTCGCCCTAATTTCAGACGGTGATGTGGGTGCAGCCATCAGCTGCGGTTTTGCTGGAACTAATATCCACGCTCTGATGGGTATCGGTGCGGCTCCTGAAGGTGTAATCTCGGCAGCAGCAATGCGTGCTTTGGGTGGACACTTCCAAGGTCAATTGATTTACGATCCCGCAGTAGTAAAAACAGGTCTGATTGGAGAAAGCAGAGAAGCCAATATTGATCGTTTAAAGTCTATGAATATCAATGACCCCGATAAGGTCTATGATGCTCATGAATTGGCATCTGGTGAAACTGTTCTGTTCGCTGCTTGCGGCATTACCAGTGGTAATCTGATGAATGGTGTACGTTTCTTCAGTGGTGGAGCAAGAACTCAAAGCTTGGTAATTTCCAACCAATCGAATACGGCTCGATTTGTTGATACAATTCACATGTTTGGTAAACCCAAGACTCTCCAATTGAACTAATTTTTAGGGAATGGGGAATGGTAAAAGTAGGGGCAAAGCATTTGGAAATAATATATTTCTATAAAATAGGAAATAATTACGAAAAGGCTTTACCCTTACATGTAGTTAGTAGTTAGTAGTTAGTGATTAATAGTTGTTTGTTGCTGGGGATAACTACCAACCAATAAACAAAAATTCCCCATTCCCTATTCTCACTCAATGCCCTATTATCAACTACCAACTAGTAACTACGATTTAGCAAATGAATATAGCAGTGGTGGGGTTAAGCCATAAAACAGCCCCAGTAGAAGTCCGGGAAAAACTGAGCATTCCAGAACCACAAATTGAAAGTGCGATCGCTCAACTGGCCAGCTATCCCCATATTGACGAAGTTGCAATTCTTAGCACTTGTAACCGCCTGGAAATTTACATTGTTACCAGTGAAGCAGACCAAGGTATCCGGGAAATAACGCAGTTTCTTGCGGAATACAGTAAATTACCCGTGCTTTCTCTGCGACAACATTTGTTTATGCTGCTACATGATGATGCAGTGATGCACGTTATGCGGGTAGCAGGTGGTTTAGATAGTCTGGTACTTGGAGAAGGTCAAATTCTGGCTCAGGTGAAAACTACTCACAAACTGGGACAGCAATATAACGGTATAAAAACCATTTTAAATCGATTATTTAAACAAGCTCTGACTGCTGGTAAGCGGGTTCGCACTGAAACTAGTATTGGTACTGGTGCTGTTTCTATTAGTTCGGCAGCTGTAGAGTTAGCGCAGATAAAAGTAGCAAATTTAGCAGCTTGTCGAGTGGTAATTCTAGGCGCTGGTAAAATGTCGCGGCTGCTGGTGCAACACCTAATTTCTAAGGGTGCTGTGCAAATTAGTATTGTAAATCGCTCTCGTGAACGTGCCCTAGAATTAACAAAGCAGTTCCCTCAGCAACCTATCGAAATTCATCCGCTATCAGAAATGATGGCTGTAATTGCTAATAGTGATTTGGTGTTTACAAGTACTTCAGCAACAGAGCCAATACTTGACCGTGCCAAATTGGAAATGGTTTTAGAAGTTCAGCGCTCTTTAATGTTATTTGATATTTCTGTGCCGCGTAATGTTCATGCGGATGTAAATGAATTAGAAAATGTGCAAGCATTTAATGTGGATGATTTGAAGGCAGTAGTGGCGCAAAACTACGAAAGCCGTCGGAAGATTGCACAGGAAGCAGAAAGACTTTTAGAGGAAGAAGTGGAAGCCTTTGATATTTGGTGGCGCAGTCTGGAAACTGTGACGACTATTAGCTGTCTGCGAAATAAAGTCGAAACCATCCGCGAACAAGAGTTAGAAAAAGCTTTGTCGAGATTGGGTTCGGAATTCGCTGAAAAACATCAAGAGGTGATTGAAGCATTAACGCGGGGAATTGTCAATAAAATTTTACATGACCCGATGGTGCAATTGCGATCGCAGCAAGATGTTGAAGCCAGAAGGCGCTGTATGCAAACTCTACAAATGCTGTTCAACCTGGATGCAGAGGAACAATTTAGTTAAACTTAACAACAAGTAAGATCCCCGACTTCTTAAATCAGTTATCAGTTATCAGTTATCAGTTATCAGGCGTATGGTGGGGGATTTAGACCCGCCACCAACGCATTCCACCTGGAGGTGGGGGACTTAAACCCAGGGATAAATAGATCACTGATAACTGTTTACTGTTCACTGTTCACTGTTAAAGTTGGGGAGATGAGCTTTCAATTAGATATACTTCTAATTAGATAGATGTCTAATTAAAAGTTAGTTATGCAACCAGAGCAATTTAACATCTTACTCCGCTTTTTCAAGGCATTAGCGGATGATAGCCGATTGAAGATTGTAGGTATCCTGGCGAATCAGGAGTGCAGCGTCGAAGAATTGGCGGCACTACTGCAACTCAAGGAACCTACGGTATCTCATCATTTAGCGAAACTTAAAGAGCTAAATTTAGTAACTGTGCGTCCTGAAGGTAATAGCCGTCTATATCAATTGGATAGTGAGGCTTTACAAAGCATCAGTAAGGAAATTTTTACACCTGAGAAGATAGCATCTTTGATTGAGGATGTGGATACTGAGGCTTGGGAAAGCAAAGTGTTGAAAAATTATTTCGAGGACGGATACCTTAAGGAAATCCCTGCTAGTCGCAAAAAGCGCTTAGTAATTCTCAAGTGGTTAGCAAACCAGTTTGATATAGGAGTCAACTACCCTGAACGCATGGTAAATGACATTCTTAAACGCTACCATCCCGACTACGCCACCCTGCGACGGGAGTTCATTGCTTGCCAGTTAATGCAGCGAGAGAATGGGGTTTATTGGCGTACAACATAGAATTGAAAACCAACTAGTTTACGATTATTTTGTACGAGTGCTGTTAATTAAGTTTTGTGGAGTTCCCCAAATCTTGATTTGTTGATCAAATCCACCACTGGCAAGAATTTTACCATCAGGACTAAAAGCGATCGCACTCACCCAGTCTGTATGTCCGCTCAGTGTATTGATTAACTCACCTGTAGTTAAATTCCACACTTTAATGCCATCTCTGCCAGCACTAGCAAGAGTTTGTCCATCGGGATTAATGGCGATCGCATTCACCCAGTTATTATGTCCTATAAGGGTGCGGACTAATTCTCCAGTATTAATATTCCATAGTTTAATTGTGCGATCGCGGCTAGCACTAGCTAATGTTTGTCCATCTGGTGTAAAGGCCACACCGGTAACAGCATTATCGTGAGCGGCAAATTCACTGATTAATTTACCAGTACTCAAACTCCACAGCTTGATTACACCCTTATTGTCACCACTAGCTAAGGTCTGCCCATCAGGACTAAGGGCTAGGGTATAAATCAAATTGTCAAAACGTACTAGAGTACCAAGCGGGCGCTGCTGTAGCAAATCCCATATCCGAATCCCATCTAAAGCTCCACTGATGAGAACTTTACTATCAGGAGACACTGCTAAAGATAATACGTTACTGGTATGTCCAACAAAAGATCGGGTAAATTTAAAATTTTTTAGGTTCCAGAGGTTAATCGTGTTGTCATCACTACAGCTAGCGAGGGTTTGCCCATCTGGTGAAATCACTAAAGATTCTATGGCTGTTTGGTGTGCTTTGTTAATATTCGCTAACTTTTTGCCGTTTGCTAAGTTCCACAGACGAATTACACCCTCGTTTTCTGCGCCTCCACTCACCAGAACTTTGCTATCTGGACTGAAAGCGAGGGATTTAACGGTTCCGGTATGTCCTATGAATGTATAAAGTAGTTGGGCATTAGCAAAGCTGTTGGTAGTTTGGGAGTTTGGTGTTACCTCAATGGCAGCATCAGCTTTATGAATATAAAACCCTTGCCAGGTAATCACTGGAAGGGCAATAGCTGCCATAAACGCCAGGATAATATACGGGCGTAGAAAATTATCCCCACCTCTTCCCTCACTACTCACTCTTTTTCCTCACTTTTATAGATACGGTTACTCCAATCAATTTTGCAGAGTTATTAAGTAATAACTCTGCACTTCCTAGAGAGGTGGTTTTTTCTTAGAAACGCTTAACATTGGTAAAGGCGCAGTAGAAGAACGAGAGGGCAAATAATGTTGCACTACAGGTTCTTCTGGTAGAGGACGACGCTGCTGGAAACGCCACAACTTAAAAGCTAGCGCTATCCCTGTTGTTCCCAAACCAAAAGCGAACAACGACCAGCTATCATTCAATCCGCCAATTAGGGCATCTATAGCACCCATTGTTATCAATACACTGATTAGCGGCTCTTTTCGGTAGGTTGACTTCAAAAAACGAGGTAATACAGCATTCATCACAGCTTGGTTGGTTCCAGTTCACCTTTTGTGTATATTTATCAAGAATACCTCACCCGTAATTTGCCTTTCTTATGCAAGGCAGATACAAATTATGATTTTCTTTAGTAGGGGAGGAAGTGGACTCATTAATCGCCTTGTATATATTAGTAGAGCGTGGCGGAACTTTGCTTACCTTTAACTATGGGATTTTACCCCTTGCCAAGTCTTGTTAATTGACATAGTAGCTGGATTTCCACCCTACTGTACTAGTTGCAAGTTTATAATATTTATATCACTGATAAATATTTTGATTCCTCTCTTGCTTACATTCTAGGGCAATAATTTACGAATAAGTTTAATTGAAGTATCTAAGGCGAAGTAATTGGCTATCAAATCTTAAAGTCAAACCAACTGGTTGTTCCAGCTGGTTGAAACTCTTTTAATTACTAGCTTACAACTTCTACCTTGTGCTTGTTAATGGCACTACTTCAGACCCAGCCATGATAGCACCCCTTGATTGGTGACGTATTCAATCACCAGCAGCAAAGCGAAGCCAATCATTGCCGCTCGACCATTCAAGCGTTCAGCATATTCGTTAAAGCCAAACTTAGGCTCCTCTAATTTAGGTGTAATCGTTGGTTGTGTTTGTGTCATTTTTAAAAAACCTTTTTTCGGCAAACGGGACTTGATATTAAACTTCGCAGGAGTTGTTGAAGATAAGCGGCAAAAGTTAAAAGAATAGACTTGTGCTTTTACCCTTAAAAGCTGATTGCAGTACTTGAATGTCAAGATGACTTGATAAATTCAGCAAAAGCTTCCTAGTAGGGAGCTATACAATCGGTCTTTTAATAAATTGTTACTATTCTTTATATATTGTATAAATACTGGGGCAATAGTCAAGGGTAAGAGTTTGGAGCTACTCAAATTAAATTGAGAAACTTAGGACACAGATTAATTATCTCTAATACAGCTATCTGTAATAGACCAGTCGTAAGAGGAAAGTAGCAAGCTTGAAATTCGCAGGCTACAGTTAAACAAAAAAATTAATCAGAGGCGATATATGGAAATTGGCGTTCCCAAGGAAAATAAAGATCAAGAATTTCGGGTAGGTTTAAGTCCTTCTAGTGTGCGGGTACTGCGGGAAAATGGTCATAGTATCTTTGTCGAGACGCAAGCAGGTAATGGTGCTGGATTTTCAGATAACGACTACAGAAGTGCTGGAGCCGAAATTGTCCCTACATCAGAAACGGCTTGGAATCGGGAATTAGTTGTTAAAGTCAAAGAGCCTCTGACATCTGAGTATAAATTTTTGCAGAAAGGGCAGATATTATTTACTTATTTACATTTAGCAGCCGATCGCAAATTGACAGAGCATTTAATTGATTGTGGCACAACTGCGATCGCTTACGAAACTGTAGAACAACCAGGTGCTAACAGACTACCCTTGCTCACGCCGATGAGCGTTATTGCTGGTCGGCTAGCAGTACAATTTGGGGCGAGATTCCTAGAACGTCAGCAAGGTGGTAGAGGAGTTCTTTTAGGTGGTGTCCCTGGAGTCCAACCAGGTAAAGTAGTAATTTTAGGTGGCGGAGTTGTCGGCACAGAAGCAGCTAAAATTGCTGTAGGCATGGGTGCTAGCGTCCAGATTTTAGATGTGAGTGTCGAGCGTTTATCTTATTTAGAAACCCTTTTTGGCTCTAGAGTCGAATTGCTTTACAGCAACTCTGCTCATATTGAAGCCGCAGTCAAAGAAGCCGATTTGCTCATCGGTGCAGTTTTAGTACTGGGACGGAGAGCGCCAATATTAGTATCCCGCGAATTGGTCAAACAAATGCGTCTTGGTTCTGTAATAGTTGATGTAGCTGTTGACCAAGGCGGTTGCATAGAAACTTTACATCCTACATCTCACACCAATCCGGTATACGTTGAAGAGGGTGTAGTGCATTATGGCGTTCCCAATATGCCAGGAGCAGTACCTTGGACAGCAACCCAAGCACTTAATAATAGTACTTTACCTTATGTTGTCCAGTTGGCGAATTTAGGAATTAAGGCACTGGAAGTTAACCCAGCATTAGCTAAAGGTGTAAACGTGCAGAACCATCGCTTAGTACATCCTGCTGTGCAAGAGGTATTCCCTGACTTGGTAAATTAAGGTGTGCAAGGATTAGGCGATCGCTTATTTTAACGAACTTTGGGGGTTTAAGTCCCCAGCAAGATAGGCAGCACGTTTTGTGTCGGGGTCTAAATCCCCGTCACAAAACGTAATTGCGAATTGCGTTAGCGGAGCGGGGCGTTAGCCCATTGCGAATTGCGAATTGGTTTAATAGAGGTAGCGATCGGTAATTAGACTAATTTTCTTGCCAAATGCGCGGATGGGTAGGTGTACAAAATGAGAAGGAGTAAAAAAGGCTGTACGCTCAATCTATACAAGACTTTGAGGGCAATGGTACTTTCAAACCATCCGCGCGCCTTATGGGGACTGCTTTTCAGCGATTTGCATCTTGTGCTATGGCTATTCCCTGTGTTATGATTCGTTCATTCGCGCAACTGAACCTTGAAAACCAAATACAGCAGCGCTTTCAGACGCCAGCGATTGCAATTAACTTAAATCCCTATTAGGGATTGAAACCTGTTTGGGTCAAAGGAATTTACTGCCCCAAATTGCAATTAACTTAAATCCCTATTAGGGATTGAAACTGTTTGGTTCTAACTGGTAAATAGTGGGCAAGTGTAAAATTGCAATTAACTTAAATCCCTATTAGGGATTGAAACTATCCATCACCTTGAACACGCGATCGCTTTCAGCCCACTGAGATTGCAATTAACTTAAATCCCTATTAGGGATTGAAACAGCGCCCCCATTGAGCGCCGATACCCCGAAGATTGCAATTAACTTAAATCCCTATTAGGGATTGAAACAAACAATATTGCATCTGCTCACGGTGACGAGCGATCGCAGATTGCAATTAACTTAAATCCCTATTAGGGATTGAAACGAGTAAACCCACACTGGATCATAGCCTGCGCTTGAATTGCAATTAACTTAAATCCCTATTAGGGATTGAAACCCTCGCATTCGGTGTGATGTACAGTACCACGTTATTGCAATTAACTTAAATCCCTATTAGGGATTGAAACGTCGGAAAACACCTCAGCAATAACTGATCATGCATTGCAATTAACTTAAATCCCTATTAGGGATTGAAACCTTAGCTATCACATCCAAGGAGAAATTTGTAAAAATTGCAATTAACTTAAATCCCTATTAGGGATTG from Nostoc commune NIES-4072 includes:
- the glpX gene encoding class II fructose-bisphosphatase, yielding MENTLGLEIIEVVEQAAIASAKWMGKGEKNIADQVAVEAMRERMNKIYMRGRIVIGEGERDDAPMLYIGEEVGICTQPNAEALCNPDELIEIDIAVDPCEGTNLVAYGQPGSMAVLAISEKGGLFAAPDFYMKKLAAPPAAKGKVDINKSATENLKILSECLERSIEELVIVVMKRERHNDLIKEIREAGARVALISDGDVGAAISCGFAGTNIHALMGIGAAPEGVISAAAMRALGGHFQGQLIYDPAVVKTGLIGESREANIDRLKSMNINDPDKVYDAHELASGETVLFAACGITSGNLMNGVRFFSGGARTQSLVISNQSNTARFVDTIHMFGKPKTLQLN
- the grxC gene encoding glutaredoxin 3, translating into MLDFLNPLLNRHPERVKANVELYTWQTCPYCIRAKMLLWWKGVNFTEYKIDGDEAARAKMAERANGRRTVPQIFINNQHIGGCDDLYQLDTQNQLDPLLAQAAI
- a CDS encoding DUF981 family protein, with product MFIDYITLMLINMVAGLFILADYVYRGIDSSNQRQWIPGFGITGAIALTTGLHMSFTWPVMGSFNIAFGETSILFGILFVAAAIALAQGWDLLTIAIYGFFAGVVAIVVGIRIINLNMTKQPILSGIGFILTGLGGIFAAPTLYWKTNRTWRRIGTAVLIVAALIWALTGYLAYWNHLEGFQKWVPAPMR
- a CDS encoding RNA-guided endonuclease InsQ/TnpB family protein → MKRTVSIPVDLPSDKFLPLMNQCAEIFNAHVDWAIAKSSYNKNKAHKELYHLLRVQYPCVPSALLQTIRDNALEAIKATKFKSIPKKKPTSGLRYDKRTMTLRGKQLTLSCIGKRVTLILDVPEYFQEVFETWEFCGATVTCTNNTKQFWVRLVFETEDPQQIEGQIQGIDRGLYHQAVTNDGQFFSSSKIREVQRRYLHNRRKLQQKGTRSAKRRLKAMSGREKRFMRDTNHCVSKKLVNQPLIAVFVLEDLSSIRTQRRGKKMNKWLGSWAFYQQEQFLAYKAEALGKRVVHQDPRYTSQKCNICKHIRRTNRHKSRFHCKNCGHRTHADLNAAKNVRDDYILSSTQLGTQEQASVNMPYVSADSVG
- a CDS encoding histone deacetylase family protein, which codes for MKAIVSPYFDVRGPAKFLWRGHFIEHPDVAQRGNQIRLGLEKAECEIVFPSQAKLHESMLRESILAVQEPAYVNYLESAWEHWSRMENASTEIFPNISPNRHLTQFNESPVALAGWYIADGAAPIGEYTWRNALGSVSAVIEATSYLKAGELVVYALCRPSGHHACRDMAMGMCFLNNAAIATQELRTKFSRIAILDIDMHHGNGTQQIFYQRSDVLTISIHGNPTNFYPFYTGFENERGRGNGEECNLNIPLPPGTNEASYLQALEKALAVVSSFKAEALVVATGFDTFKSDPLGCFALESTSYNQIGRKIKSLGLPTLFVQEGGYFVEALSENVRQLVTGFKSV
- the tadA gene encoding tRNA adenosine(34) deaminase TadA, with the protein product MLTKYSEYLIHQQWMSSALELAKVAGDAGEVPVGAVIIDSTGKLLAQGENRKERDKDPTAHAEILALKRAATTLQNWHLNECTLYVTLEPCPMCAGAIVQARLGLLVYGVDDTKTGAIRTVINIPDSAASNHRLQVIGGVLESACREQLQAWFATRRRTVN
- a CDS encoding lysophospholipid acyltransferase family protein; translated protein: MMEFYSSSDTCQQTPANHQVTGTTSRVSPWLSPLAYLLGRQCLLPLFFGQISITGQKNIPTTGPVIFAPTHRARWDALLVPYATVDCRREQDLRFMVTIDECQGLQGWFVRRLGGFPVNSKHPSIRTLRHGVELLQQQKTLVIFPEGNIFRDGQVHQLKAGIARLALSAESSHSGLGVKIIPIGINYSQPYPNWGTEVSINIGSPIRVKDYMNGCIKQDAKSITVDLAKALQQLSHQETKITNRAFAEIPNS